One stretch of Pomacea canaliculata isolate SZHN2017 linkage group LG1, ASM307304v1, whole genome shotgun sequence DNA includes these proteins:
- the LOC112567657 gene encoding neuronal acetylcholine receptor subunit alpha-9-like, with the protein MRLPFLLFTWMSHRTFAWGTEKDVQTYEGEMPALPSSAEKLLITDLLSRYQLEGTHGRPVTDLADNLTVYFGMSLIQILDVDESNQVLKCSVWYHYAWKDILLQWDPLEHDGVESIRVPSDKIWLPDIQLYNFADDRLHEQREALVIVNHEGQILWMPQAILRSSCAFNTKYFPFDLQTCHVKFGSWTYNGNKLNIDFVSNQSFDLSDFVFSNEWDIVENYARRTVKYYTCCKDAPFPDLTFTLTIKRKVAFYTFILLIPCALLSLLTLVIFWVPPESPAKLQLGMSVFVAFFFLLMVLADFTPRTAASIPLIGAYFCLSMIMITMSTVLACVAANMFFRGIRINKAPPWLRTLMIDWLSRVFCVHEKVQIPRYEQTGGATISWTTSNEQNGKLPEPEVKFVKLRLLDHETDSRMFAKQESFESCSWDSFSEKSSFLFKNNALLEEVRGIREVIQRHEAKKLAAGEKEKVVLEWRIISCVTDRLCFAVYIVINIVGLLVILFCM; encoded by the exons ATGCGACTACCATTTCTTCTGTTCACCTGGATGTCACACAGGACCTTTGCATGGGGGACAGAGAAAG ATGTCCAGACATACGAGGGAGAAATGCCTGCACTGCCTTCATCGGCAGAAAAGCTGCTGATCACAGACTTGCTGTCTCGGTACCAACTGGAGGGAACTCACGGGAGACCTGTGACCGACCTCGCCGACAACCTCACTGTGTACTTCGGCATGTCTTTGATCCAGATACTGGATGTGGACGAGTCGAACCAAGTCCTTAAGTGCAGCGTCTGGTATCATTAT GCGTGGAAAGATATTCTACTTCAGTGGGACCCGCTAGAGCATGATGGAGTAGAGAGCATCCGTGTTCCTTCGGATAAAATCTGGCTGCCAGACATACAGCTGTATAATTT TGCAGACGACCGACTGCACGAGCAGAGGGAGGCGTTGGTGATCGTGAACCACGAGGGTCAAATCCTGTGGATGCCTCAAGCGATCCTGCGCAGCTCCTGTGCCTTCAACACCAAGTACTTCCCGTTCGACCTCCAAACGTGTCATGTCAAGTTCGGCTCGTGGACCTACAACGGCAACAAGCTCAACATCGACTTCGTCAGCAACCAGTCCTTCGACCTCAGCGACTTCGTCTTCAGCAACGAGTGGGACATCGTGGAGAACTACGCCCGACGAACCGTCAAGTACTACACCTGCTGCAAGGATGCTCCCTTCCCTGACCTGACCTTCACCTTGACCATCAAGCGCAAGGTCGCCTTCTACACTTTCATTCTTCTCATCCCGTGCGCTCTGCTGAGTCTGCTGACATTAGTGATCTTCTGGGTGCCTCCGGAGTCACCTGCCAAATTACAGCTAG gaaTGAGTGTCTTCgtcgcttttttctttctcttgatgGTCCTCGCGGACTTTACACCTCGAACAGCAGCCTCCATTCCACTCATTG GTGCCTACTTCTGCCTGAGCATGATAATGATCACCATGTCCACTGTCCTCGCGTGTGTCGCTGCCAACATGTTCTTCCGCGGCATCAGAATCAACAAAGCGCCGCCTTGGCTAAGAACG CTCATGATCGACTGGTTGTCGCGAGTGTTTTGCGTACATGAAAAAGTGCAAATCCCACGCTACGAGCAAACAGGTGGCGCCACCATCAGCTGGACCACCTCCAACGAGCAGAACGGCAAACTACCCGAGCCAGAAGTCAAGTTTGTCAAACTTCGACTCCTGGACCACGAAACCGACTCGAGAATGTTCGCCAAACAAGAATCCTTCGAGTCGTGCAGCTGGGACTCTTTCTCGGAGAAGAGCAGCTTCCTGTTCAAGAACAATGCGCTTCTGGAGGAAGTGCGAGGGATAAGGGAGGTAATTCAACGCCACGAGGCCAAGAAGCTTGCTGCTGGCGAAAAAGAGAAAGTCGTGTTGGAGTGGCGCATTATTTCCTGTGTGACTGATCGCCTGTGTTTTGCTGTGTATATTGTGATTAATATCGTTGGACTGCTGGTCATTCTGTTCTGCATGTAG